A segment of the Zingiber officinale cultivar Zhangliang chromosome 8B, Zo_v1.1, whole genome shotgun sequence genome:
CAAGCGGAGAACTAGGAATGAGCGAATTCATAGCACAACattcaccattacaatgaaaGCAACGGCCTAGAACATTCTCTGAATTAAGGACTTCCTCAATTAtctttctttacttttattttcaCATCTTAATTGAAAATCACAAAACAAATGATTATCGATGTTGTCTAACAAAATTCAACGTGTAAAACCAATTACCTTTTAATCCTCAATTTTCATGGGATcaacttatataaattttattacttgacgacgacCGTGCGCTTGCGGTAATTCACATCAAGAACTAAGTCTCAGCACTAAGGGGGCTGAGTGTCAAGGAGGCACCGACTGAATGGGATGGGATTTTGGGATGGAGACGAATGGGTCATCATGAATTATGAGCAGTTGGGAGGGAGAGGTGGAACTGGCTTTGACACGACAGTATCAACCTAGTGTAGAGAGGGAGGGGACAATGGTGGATTTCCAAGTTGCATGGGCAAGTTGCAAAAGGATGTGAAAAATTAGGTCTCGTAGATTCTAATACCAATTACCAAGTCAAGGAACTTGATATGTTATTCTTTGGTCAAATACAATCCATGTATTTGTAGATCTAAGCatgattaattatatatataattatgcaTATGACTAAATATTCCTTGGACTCAATTATCTCTAATAATTTTATCTAATAGGCTTCAAGCAACAAATTTAACTAGAAATTCcagcattatgaatcaaaatactCACATGATCCTCCTCTCCTAAAGAAAGATGGCGCTGATGTCGAGGTAAATCAGTTAAACAAGCAGGCATTGTGTTTTTGGTAGAAACAAGTATAAGCTTTGTCAGTCTCTGTATTCTACTCATCAAAGCAGCTTtggcttcctcttcctcctccaaaCGTGATTGCATCTTCACTTGACCTTCCTCAAGCTGCTCAGACAGCAAAAACGCCTTTAGTATGAATTTACAGAAGTCCGAAAACAAAAGATCAATATTGTAGAAATTATCAAATATTAACGAGATAAATATACTTAAATTCAAATAAGGCATCTATAGTGCATTTGCAAACTACCTGTTGGCGCAAACTCATTACTTCCTCTTGACTTGCACCACACAGCATTCCTTTCTTTAACTGCTCAAGTTCTTGCTTCAAGCACGATATTTCCTTCTGATACTTCTTAATTAATGACTTCTCATCAATAATCTGGAACAAAATATTAAACTCAAACTCACTTGGCCACATACAAGTACTTTGAATCCAACATGACTAACAAAAAGTAAATGTACCCTGTTGCGAGAAGCATAAATTTCAACTCTCTTTGCTCTACTTGCAAACTTTAGTGTATTATGAGTTTCCTCTAAATTGCTAGATGCAGGTGTCACTGTACATATAAGCTGTATGGTACACAATACCAAATAGAGTGTAGAATTTGAATTCAAATAGAAGTCAACATAAAGAttaacaaaatttctaaaaatgattATTTAATGCTCACCGACACATGCCCATGGCCACTCAATGAAGATTGTAAAAGTCGAGTCAACTTAGAATCCCTATAAGGAATATGGCATGCTTTCCCTTCACTAAGCTTTCCGATGACCTTTATAAAATAGGCAATTTAAATTAGCCATTGAACTGGAAAAACAGATACTCAAGGTACAGTTAGAATCAACAATTGAATAACATATATTAGTGAATTTTCCATCCACTGTTCATTAATAGAGTATAAAGCAACCCAAGGTAAAcaaatttataataaaagagagtCACAATTTAGAGTTACAAGGTCTTCATAGACTACTAGTTGCTTTTGTGTCACAAACTAAGATAACACTAGTCAATACCAGTGtcacaaataaaattagataaaatTACTCTATTAGATAGGATACTAACTGTTCCAAGAGTTAAAAGACTTTTGTTAATGTAAGATCCTTCCTTTCTTCTTATCCCAGTCGTTTCAGTTTTAGAACTCTCAGATCCTGCTAGATCAATAAGATTCTGAAGAAGAGAACCCTGAGTAAGGTTTTGCAATTCAAACACGTAAAATACAATGTGATTAATGTTAAAGATCTTACTAATTGAGAATACATCACTCCATCGTATTCTTCACCATGAGCACTGCTTTCAATCATCTGCGCAAGTCAATCATTTAATCAAATAACTGGGATGAGATAAAAAGCTAACTTTAAAAGAAAAAACTGTTTAAGATGACAAAGAAAAATGTAAACAAAATCTCACAATTTAGTCACTACTACAGCAACTGACTAATATTAAGCAGTGTAATGATAAAGCATTTAACTACAAATAGAAATGATAACAAAATGACTTGGAGAGAGGGCCATCTAGCAATCACTCTTAAGAGTTGAGACCAAATATTTCGTTGTGGAAAAATTACTTGGAAATGCTAACGTAAATTTACAAGAGCAAGCATGAAAATTTGAATCTTCTCTGGTTATTTGATATGAAGAGGCATTCATTGAGTGAGGTAACATAAAGTGATGGCtagaaataatataaaaactAGTTTAGAATAGTAAGATAGGGAATATCAAGAGTTTTACAAACACACCAATGTAAATATTGTGTGACTTCTGCTGCTGAACAGGTTAAAATTGTTGGAACCCACATGTCGATGTTCTGAAATTAggaaaacaaaaatattaatgtaAGTCCCATCGATGTAGACATTGAGAGAGTAGGTGTTCAAGCAACATAAGAATGTTAACTCTACCAGTCATTTTGATGACATGCTAGACAAGAACCCAATTAATGAAAATACATAAGAAAATTCACTTGAGATAATAGTAGTATATAAATCATATATGTCAGAATCAGTACCAACAACaaaatcaacaacaacaacaacaaccaagcttcaTCCCACTGCATGAgatcggctatatggatccttttacgtcattgagctctatctctaactatatcatcatctatatttaactaaagtttatcttgttttatcgttgctaaccaagtcttttttggtcttcctcctcgtttgatatgtgtttgtcataatttcacatcgcctaactggagcatttattgatcgACTAAGTATATGCtcatatcatcttaaacgtgtttACCAACGACAAAATCAAATAGTTCAAAAATTCAAGTATGGCCATATCAGACGGGTCTCATCAGcctaatcacaaaaaaaaaaaagcaagatATAAAAGATAGCTTCATACATTATTATAATTGATATTCTAAAATTGTAAATAGAATGTCTATTGTATATCATTTACATATCCAACTAGTAAGAATGCaacatattaatattatcatattattttttataaaattaataaataataaaactagattataattaataattaagatCATTTTTTAGCACAGATTACTAAACGACactaaattattaatttatattttttttataaaagtgcTATCATTTAATATTTAAATGTTATAGTTTGAATCCCTGACAAGTTTTTAGTTGAAGAAAGGACAATTCTAGGATCATTTGAGAGAGCATTGTGTTCTTTCTCAACCCACAATAATCTCTTACATTAGATCAATGCTAGATTGGACGATAACTTCATTAGATCAATAATGAGCGAGGGAAAGATGAATGAGTCACTGAGTAATGAGTAATGGCAAAGCTGAATGAGCAGTATCTAATCTTATAGCAAATCTCAAGTTGTGACAAGACTAAGAAATTTTAGAGGGATATAAAATCACTCCTTCCCATGTGGGTTCTCTAGATCAATGTTAGATTGGTCAAGTTTTTCAATCAATCACAATTTGAACAAATTTTAActcaatttcattttttttagctttcaattttatcaaattttaattgatttcatTAATTTTCTAATGTAATATAATTGATATTCTAGCTAATTTCATTCAAATTTGTAGTCTTTCTTAAACTTCTTTTTAATATTTGTGAAATATTGATTTCTCAGAAAAAAATGGATCAGCTATTGTCGATGCCTCTCCAACACGGACAATCCATAGCTGTATTAGATAGTTTGCCAACTATGATATATGTCACTGCTTCATCACAAAGATTAATATACCATGACACTGACAGTAAGAATCTCTAGCTTCTGGAAATTAgttataagggaatttttcaacgCAAGAGACAAGCAAACAACCATGCATTTGTTTTTTTAACGTGTTTAAACTGCAAAAACAAGAAAAACTTCTCAAATCGAGAAACCAAATTGATGTAAGAACGCACTTAGTACAAAGTACAAATGAAATATATACAGATATAATAACAAGGTTTAAAGAACCAGCGTGTGTCAATTAGTACAAATGAAATATAATGGTCTGAGCAAACACCAATAGAACACCGATGCCGGTTTCGGTGTGCGGACGGAACGGTAAGTTTCGCCCGTTCTACCGGTACGGAACGAAATTTCTATCCCtgtgagaaagtacaagagaaagtggacgaaaaacgaatagcttataagaaattatatatttgtaagaacgagaaaaacttaaaaaaatatacaataaccaagaaaaaaactaaaaaagtagtgaataaagtaaaaaataaaacttttgaacaattatatcaacaattggatacaaaagaagagggaagagatatttatagaataactaaagtgagagaagACAAGAGatattatccaaataaaatgtattaaagataaatgtaataaggtactagtaaatgatagagaaataaaagagtggtggaaggggtatttttattaactttttaataaaggtttaggtggtcacttaacttaggtaatttaaatagGTTAAATGaacatagaaatttaaatttttatcatagaattcaaactacATGGGATGTACAATGGAAaaaccgttggaccagatgatattccgatagagataTAGAAGTGTCTagagaaacaaggtattgaatgacttacaaaattatttaacatgatattgaaaacgaaaaaaatggatgatcaatggaggataagtactctagttctcttatgTAAGAACAAGGAAGGTGTATAAAATTGTGTaaactataagggtattaaacAAATGAATTATACCATGAAACTgagaaaaactaataaaaaaaattaagaaaggaGACCACGATGACCGAAAATTAATTTGGATTCATGCCTCGAAGGTCGATAataagttatacatcttcttagataattaattgaaaaatatcgagagcaaaaacaagatctatacatggtattcattgacttaaaaaaaaacttatgatagagtccaagaaaaattatatggagaattctagaaaagaaaagtgttagcataacatatattaaactaattaaggatatgtacaaggatgtaacaaccagagtaaagactttaggcggagtaactgaaacatttccaataaaaataGGATTACATTAAGGATcggctctaagtccctatctgtttacactaattatggataaactacacacattcaagatacagtggtgcatgttatttgcagatATTGTTTTGGCAGATGAAACTCGTGAAGGaataaatgttaaactagaattcatatagtcgaccccacctagtgggataagacttagtTATTGTTGTAGATTCAaagattttctatttttaatgattatcaattaattaattgaactaaaaataatttctacTCTCTTTTAACTTTAATGTGTCAAAATGAATTCACATATGCTTTATTCTTATAATGTTTTTACTAAGGTTTCAAATTTTAAGTCATGCTGTAGTTTCTGTTTCAAACCAAAACGATACAATTTCAATATTTTATCGTGTCATGACGATACAATTTcgatatttgtttgtttttaaatatccccacctagtgggaaaaggcttagttgttgttgttgttgtttgtttttaaATATAAgcctatattaattaaatttctttcataaatatttgattgatatagatggctatatttttagaatattgaaattatatttttagaaatttttaacctattagaaaacttaaatttatttttaaaatttaaaattaatttcaatatatatatatatatatatataaactgttatataattaaatataatagttatattataatataatatttatatataaatagttATTACAAATATAATCTATATATACAATTATAATATAATTGTTTAATATATCTATTAAAccattaaaaatatattatatatcagTTTTAGTTAAAACTGAGATTAGATTTTTCCTTTCTCGCGATCTCGTTGGCATCGCCACTATTACTCATCATAATTGCTCAAAGTCACTTATCATCGTCGCTCGTCGTAGCCGCCCATCACTGCACCTCGTTGTCGTCGCTCATCGCTCAAGTAAGATCTCACCTCTCCAACTCctagccctctctccctctccttgcaTTTTGGTGCCAATCTAGTGTCAAGAATGGCATTTCGATGTCGATCCTGTGTCAAAATGGTAAAAATCACTCGTATAGAGGCATGAGTCAACATCGAAAACCTTGATTTTTACACAATTATTTTGGACAAGATTCAAAAATGCAAGCTATACCGGAATTTTGATCTTTAATCGGAACGATATTGATTAGGTATGTGTCGATATTCCGATACATAGTGTCAATAATAGATTTGAGATTGAAGGAGGAAGGAGATAAAGCATAAGAAGAAAACATTATCTTACTAAATGGGTCACGACACCCTTTGCGACGCTCGCAGAGGGTCGTCACAGAGTGACAACACCCTCCACGACCTCGTGGCTACCTCGTAGTTGTGGTACAACCCTGCACTAAAACCGTAAATACTGCCCATTGCGAGTGGCACAGTTCGGCATTTCAAACACGGGCTACGTCTACTACtactactaaacttaaatttcatataatcTTGTCTTTACTATACTACTAAGCTTATATTCActtaattttataataatacaattaaaattttaataaacacATTTTCAAAAAATACAAGCATTTGGTAGCAACAAAGTGACTAAATAAATTCAAAGGGGCTAAAAGAATAgggtaaaaaaaaatgatttaccTTCACCAGAGGCAATAAAAGACAATGCATGACCAGGAGATAAAACAACTTCCTCCTTTATTGCCTCGACATATGTGCCCTAAAATGATTTTCCATAGAAAGATATAATTATTCATAGAAATATTAACCAATGAGCATAAGTCAACAAGTTTCTATTTGGCCTACTGAATAATAAATAACTTAAATGATAGAAAAATTAAGTAATTAAGTTTTTCCAATAAATAGGTTTGAAGAACTAACATTTATACTATTCTATTATGGCAACCAACCAAAGGAACGGAATGGATTATTCCTCTTTTCTTTTCATTCTATTCAATTCCTAATCTCATTATATTCCATTTTGTTTGTGCACCAAATGCAACCTAAGAATCATTAAGCGTCTCTGTACATTATACAGACAGAAAACATATGGCTTTATAAAGTTCAGATTTCTTTGCATTCCTTTGTTAATTCAACAGAGGAATTTACTGATTTATTTAGAAAGTGTCATCATAATGCAGTTTTTTGTGGCATTATAAGCGGGATGGGCATGAGAAATATCTAAGTGTCATCTTGAAGAGAAGAGGATAGTGTGGGAATAAGTTGTGATATTTTGTTTATTGAGGGGTCTGTTTATAAATACGTCAATCAATATTACAAACGAGTATCATTAGGGAAACATTAACCAACATACATCCTATTGTTTCCCAAATCCAGATCTTTGTTTGACCAGTACATACCTCAAATCAAATGGTACTGGTTCAGCTACAGAACCATGTTGTGAAATTTAACAAGAAAAGCAAGAATAATAGTAATCAAAGATAGAAAGCAAAATAGATAGATAAGTACATAAGAAAACTAAAAACCAAATAGACGAAGTTTGTTGTTCATACATGAGCATCTTCTCTAACACGTAAATTTTGGCCAGTTGGATCAAGCAAGTCGTTGATAACCTGTATAGCAGTAATTTAATAGATAAGCCCCAAATTTTAATAGATTATGCAAAAGATAGATCAATCTGGTTGAACACCTTCGCGAGAAAGCCCAAGTTTGTCAAGAAGTCCACATTTAGAATAAAAGCAAAGACAATTACATACTACATATAGTAGCCAACATCCatcaatatataaaaatataagaaaaagacAGGATGAGTGGGAGGTTGATTAAGCTAACTGATATGATACAAACTACAATGAAAATACAACTAATGCAtgtaaattttatcaaaaatttaaacaGTGATTAGAAATTATTGTATCCCTGCCAAATGCTTACCTCATTATATATCTCAAGGTAGGATACACGAAGTAAAAACTCTCTTCCTGGAGTCTGCCAAGGAAGTTCAAGTTATGTAAGacaaagaattttattataaaaatgtGCTAGTATTAGACAGGAAGCAGAATTATATGCACAATACATCATCAGAAATTTATCTTTTATCAAATAGAATAGCAACATCCAAGCAATGTTTCTTTTGGATACAACAATGACATGTCTCAGAAATATACCCTAGCAAAGTGCGCATTCTACTATACTTCTCAGTTCTTACTTGTCCAACCTGTCAGATCGATATTTTTTCCATGCTTTAACAAACACACACGGTAATGGGAATTTAGATGATAGCATTGTTGACAGGAACTCAGCACATCACTAGCGATAGCTTCATGCAACAAGGACATAAATGGATCACACATGTCTACATCAACACACTGAATTTATGTTTTATTACTTTATTTTGCCAATCTACTGTGAAATCCAAATTAACCACAATCCAAAATTTATAACTACAATCTTATACAACTTGCTAACCTGTTTCTCAAAAAAAACTCCTACTCACATCCAAGAAGTATGTCTTCTAGGATATATTTACAATACAGCAAGTATGAAAATTATCATTAATTTGAGGAAAACTATAACAGTATTGCCCCATGCAGTCCCCATTATGGTTCCACTTTGATATAGATTAGATTTGCACTCACACCCCTCTAGTTGATATATTTACAATTTAGCTCTATTCTGTTTACAATTTGATGCTGAATGCTCAATTCTAGGATCTTTGTGAGATTTTGTGATCGAATCAATTAGCTGATTATTGGAACTAATGAATGCAGTGAGAATCTCCTTGGATTGCACTTTTCCTCATATGCAATGATAATTGATCTCAATATGTTTCATCCTCGCACAAACATAGGATGGGAAGGATGTGCATGACAATTTAATGTTTAGAATACAATTTCATTAACTCACAATACAACTTCATTGGCTCACTCAGAATATTACATGGATTAGACATTAACTGTTTGAGCCAAATCCTTCTTTTGCACTCAATATGGCCATAATATTTTGCTTCATGCTGTTCCAAGGTATCAGATGGCCACAAAGAAGAATATAGTATTGTGATGAGGATCTCCTATCTATGGAAAAGTTTGCTCCACAATAGCTCTACTTGACAGTTCTAGGAGGCAATTTATCCCTAATAACTGGAGAAACATATGAACAAAATAAGTATACTGAAATATAAGAGGTGGAAAGATATAAAGGGCATGAAGAGGGAAAAGAATTGTGAAGGAGATTTGACCTGAAAAATAAAAGAAGGCATGTGATTTATAAGGTAATACGTAATGAGAATCATCCCAAAACTTAAAATGAACTACCATATGAAGTAATAGTATAAGAGTAGTCTAATATTTTTTGGAACTATATCTtctcaaaactttaaaaaaaaatcaatttgaattCTTATCTAAGcacaaaataaacaaaaaatgaaaaagagtTCAGAACTTTCTTTTAGTAAGAAAAATTAACGTCATTCTTGAATAGTGTGTTATTGTTAGAAACCAAGCTTCGAGCAGACATAATTGAACCACAAATATAAAAGTGTACTAAGGAAAAGGTGCAGGAGAACATTTACAGATGACGGGAGGAAATAGCTGCTATGAAGAAATGGCAATTGAATATATTCTCCTAATTGATAGGATTCACATTCAAGACTAAGGATTGATAGGAAAGACTAGCGCTCATCTTATAGATAATGAAGGATAGATTGTGCTAGACATATATTTGAAGAGGAAAGGGGTTAGGCACCAGAAAAGATGAATGTGCAATTAGAATCAAATAATATAATCCTCAAGAAACTTGGCCTACACAAAGTACTCACATAGTCTGCGAATCCTAAATGGACATGGAAACAACACCAAGTTCATAGTGAATCCCAAATGCAACTTGGAATTTGCTAACAAATAGCAAATTTGAGGAAAATAGAGAACCAAAGACAGTGATAAAGATGGAGGAGTGGTTTGGCCAACATCCTTCCCATATGAGAGTGATTCATCTACTATGTAGCATGGATAGAATAATATGAAGAAATAAAAGTGATGAAAGGCTACAGACGAGAGAAATGTTACTAAGCATGCACCCAAAGGCTCTTAAATCTAGAATCTAAATGTTACTTGGTGATGTCTGTCAGGACAGCAATAGAGTTATCTCCACAAACCAAGGATGTCAGGCTGTGATGATACATTCCGAGTAGCTTACCATTGGAGAAAGTGTTTACACTCCAGAACTGATATGTTAACAGTATGTTTGGTGTTGAAAGGCTTACTTCCAAGAAGACTCAGTATTAACATTTTCTGCTTAGACCATCTCATATTGCATAGATTGAAGAGATTCAAGCAGAATCAATGTGTTACGCAGGTAATAAAGTTATCTCCATGAACCAAGGATGTAACAGACTGTGATGATACATTCAGAGTAGCTCACTATTGAAGAAAGCATTTATACTCAAGTGATATCTCAACTGTATGTTTGTTGTTGAAAGGACAGTATTAATATTTTCTACTTAGATCGTATTGCATTGCATAGATTGAAAAGATTCAAGCAGAATTTTTTGGGAAGAAAACATCTGATATCTGAAAGCAACAGATTAAATTGCAGATTGCAACAGTGATCTGGAAACTGAAGATTTCAGAAAACAATAAACCAGATCTCGCAAGATCAATTATAAGAGAAGCTATTTGAAAAGATTGATGGAAGAAGAACATAGGTGAAGGCTGAAAACAAACCAATTTGAACATATCTGCACCTTGTCAGAATGGCAAACCCAGATCCAGTGAAATAAACTACAAGCAAATCTTTCAGCAGAAACAAAAATGGAACCGAAAAATCTGGCCAAATATGATGGGGAAGTAGTTGAAAAAATGGGAAAAGTCTAAGAAGTATTTTCTGTATTATGGAAGAAGTTGAATCTGAGAAAAAAGACAGAAAAACTGGAAAACGTAGGTCAAGCTGTTATGCAAGGGAGGGAAGAAATCAGTTTTAGAAATCAGAACAAAATCAGATTACTTCCAAAATGGACTACAAACAAAAACCTCAAGCAACGTCGCTGAGAGCAGATCATCTTCCCTATTGAGAGCATGCTGATTTTGGGATGGAAAACTTGCTGGTTCTGAGATATGGTATATTTTGTTTCCTGAGAATCTGGAAGAAGGCATCACTACATGGGAGCGAACATGCAGAGGAATACCGTTCTCGCTGCTGGGAGTGGAAGTGACCAAGCATGGGGATCTTTCCAGCAAAACTTAGAAGGAAATGCATGAGAAGGAGGTTGTTTCCATCTAGCTGATGAAAAGCACAGAAAAGACTCCCTGTCAGATCAGTCAGGGATAGCACGAGAGGAGGAAGACAATGAGATCAGACATTAGAACTTA
Coding sequences within it:
- the LOC122016850 gene encoding kinesin-like protein KIN-7K, chloroplastic (The sequence of the model RefSeq protein was modified relative to this genomic sequence to represent the inferred CDS: added 131 bases not found in genome assembly), producing MAGKPYSSASSRGRSSSPFGHRKPQFTSYSSSSSTSTSTSSFMNSRSVPRSSPSSVSSHFYGSSNGGITRSTTPSRGRMEYAKGWVAPAGFEGDELVAEPLDPTGSGDSITVTIRFRPISDREFQRGDEIAWYADGDKIVRNEYNPATFYAFDRVFGPSTTTQSVYDVAAQPVVKAAMEGINGTVFAYGVTSSGKTHTMHGDPNSPGIIPLAIKDVFSIIQDTPGREFLLRVSYLEIYNEVINDLLDPTGQNLRVREDAHGTYVEAIKEEVVLSPGHALSFIASGEEHRHVGSNNFNLFSSRSHTIFTLMIESSAHGEEYDGVMYSQLNLIDLAGSESSKTETTGIRRKEGSYINKSLLTLGTVIGKLSEGKACHIPYRDSKLTRLLQSSLSGHGHVSLICTVTPASSNLEETHNTLKFASRAKRVEIYASRNRIIDEKSLIKKYQKEISCLKQELEQLKKGMLCGASQEEVMSLRQQLEEGQVKMQSRLEEEEEAKAALMSRIQRLTKLILVSTKNTMPACLTDLPRHQRHLSLGEEDHKLDVLSENSPLPQTESILNDTVASSLTDSLDRITNIKIQNSKLT